The following DNA comes from Vairimorpha necatrix chromosome 5, complete sequence.
GGAATGTCTAGTAGCTCATTGTAAAGAAGAATATCTCCATTTAATTCCCAGTCGTCATAATCGGGCGCCCTTCCATCGTGGCGAGTGCCTGAGCGGAGTACTCCGCCTATTTTCATTAAGAAGACGGCCTTGTGCTTCTTGACACACTCGTATTCTCTTTCTTTTGGGTCAAGATCGGGATACTCGTCCTCTAAATCTTGTGTAAAGATGAACTGTATGTCTTCTGGTAACTTATGAGTCAGCTCTTGGTATTCACTTCTTATTAAGAAATCTGTCTCTTTTAGACTCTTGTAAATATCCTTGACTGTCTTCTTAAGGTACTCAATGTTCCtgtcttcttcttttattacTTTCTCCCAGTCCCATTGATCCACATAGTACGAGTGTATGTTAGACAAATCTTCATCAATACGCAGTGCATTCATGTTTGTGTATAAACCACTGTACATATCAAAATTGTACTTCTTAAGGGCGTGTCTCTTCCATTTGGCCAAGGAGTGTACGATCGTAGTAGTCGGGCCAGTCTTGAGATCAATCTTGATCTTCCTCTCTGTGCCATTTAAGTCGTCATTGAAGCCCGAGGAAGAAGTGACCATAAGAGGAGCAGAGACGCGTCTGAGATTGAGATTCTTACAAAGAGCATCTTGGAAAAAAGTACGAACTTTAGTGATCTGGTCTTCAGTGAGTATGAAATTGGTTTTTTTGTCTTGTGGTTTGACCTTGTCAAACTTTGATTGATAAAACGACATTGGGGgattaaacaaaatttgaCTTTTTATACTTGGAGATGTCAAACAACATGTCAAACACTTTTTTTATCCgtaaatttgtattttctcgtaaaatgaaaattttaaatttgagtTGAAATTTTGACATCTAtcagtttttatttagtaaaattcgttttttttgtatcttaatatttattagatCAAAATGTGGTCTAATAATGGTagtcattatttttaaatataataataactTCATAATTTAAGATAATAATGTATTACAAGGTTTATTTCGTTATTTTATGCATTTACAGTACCATGTTTATATTGAATAATCGCCACcttatataaattcaaaaaaaaattcattgaaaaaaatcttctctTGCTCTTTTTTCTAGCATGTCTATCATATTTCAGTACACCGCAAGGCAAAAATATCTATTATCTAGACATATAATAGCCAAAATACTTGTTTTGATTAGACAAtctacaaaataaaaagaaaaaaacacaTCTTGGTCATGAAAAGAATACTTTGATGAAATAAAACTGTTAAGAATAAGAAGTTATGTCTATAATTGATGTCAAGACCATTTATCTTCTTTAAACTTTCCGCGGATAATGAAAAATGACCTTATCCATTATGAAAACTTATCAAGATTAGGCTGAAG
Coding sequences within:
- a CDS encoding asparagine synthetase a (ASNA) translates to MSFYQSKFDKVKPQDKKTNFILTEDQITKVRTFFQDALCKNLNLRRVSAPLMVTSSSGFNDDLNGTERKIKIDLKTGPTTTIVHSLAKWKRHALKKYNFDMYSGLYTNMNALRIDEDLSNIHSYYVDQWDWEKVIKEEDRNIEYLKKTVKDIYKSLKETDFLIRSEYQELTHKLPEDIQFIFTQDLEDEYPDLDPKEREYECVKKHKAVFLMKIGGVLRSGTRHDGRAPDYDDWELNGDILLYNELLDIPYEISSMGIRVSKESLMRQLEEAGALDRTSLKFHSMLLNDELPFTIGGGIGQSRVCMFLLDKLHIGEVQVSEWDEKTKKYCATRNINLL